A single window of Mycosarcoma maydis chromosome 1, whole genome shotgun sequence DNA harbors:
- a CDS encoding uncharacterized protein (related to small nuclear ribonucleoprotein snRNP U1A) — MSNSLAPQPFGAGLVPPSMHSVPPPPSPIGVPMDQSSESDDPPPLPSDAGQTLYVQNLNEKVKLETMKATLTNLFSNYATVLSVTAHTNLRMRGQAFVSLDDVHAADKARREAHLFPLYGKAMKISFAKSKSDAVVLQKLKDEGGHESEMFKQHKEQRLQHKKKARRDNVLRRKELEKKIRAKKAATGEISQPEKAAPKRTQQQMPDEYLPPNKMLFLQNIPEGVGKGELESLFSAYPGYVDVQTIPGKAEIAFVEFADIPSSATARGALNGYNFGAGDKLKITFARA, encoded by the exons ATGTCAAATTCGCTGGCACCTCAACCCTTTGGCGCTGGCTTGGTGCCACCAAGCATGCACTCGgtaccaccaccaccatcaccaatTGGGGTGCCCATGGATCAGAGTAGCGAATCAGACGATCCTCCACCGCTGCCTTCGGATGCCGGTCAGACGCTCTATGTCCAGAATCTCAACGAGAAGGTCAAGCTTGAGACAATGAAAGCAACGCTCACCAACCTCTTTTCCAACTATGCCACCGTTCTTTCGGTAACGGCGCATACAAATCTTCGAATGCGCGGCCAAGCGTTTGTCTCGCTCGATGACGTTCACGCAGCAGACAAggctcgacgagaagcgcatcTTTTTCCGCTGTACGGTAAAGCGATGAAAATCAGTTTTGCCAAGTCCAAATCAGATGCCGTGGTGCTGCAGAAGCTTAAGGACGAGGGAGGCCACGAGTCAGAAATGTTTAAACAGCACAAAGAGCAAAGGCTGCAAcacaagaagaaggcgagaCGAGACAATGTCTTGAGGAGGAAGGAACTGGAGAAGAAGATCAGAGCCAAAAAAGCTGCGACCGGAGAGATCTCGCAGCCCGAGAAAGCGGCTCCCAAGAGGACGCAACAACAGATGCCCGACGAATATCTCCCGCCCAACAAGATGCTCTTTTTGCAAAACATCCCCGAAGGAGTCGGCAaaggcgagctcgagagctTGTTCTCAGC ATACCCAGGCTATGTCGATGTCCAAACCATCCCTGGCAAGGCCGAAATTGCTTTCGTCGAGTTTGCAGATATCCCATCCAGCGCTACAGCTCGTGGCGCCCTCAATGGCTACAATTTCGGAGCAGgtgacaagctcaag ATCACCTTTGCGAGAGCATGA
- a CDS encoding uncharacterized protein (related to BDP1 - essential subunit of RNA polymerase III transcription factor) — translation MSSRIEKGGARFKPSIVPRKSTARATPASVPATTASQQTSAQSQKQTPNTSTAPPPSPSLVAVGTDRQSRPPSVRSKASAAADTAATSTSQSYAFNVAPSIISQPGTATTARTSITAVQPSSSSIKPKPIFRKPSISKPRPGSRNSLTPAPHHAQPTASTSASATQPVHAGSGADVPMADDESVPLHVRVPPSIGASSGARNSDASSSHVDAERVPIQTDVSIDKASQPDPVQVPLRLTRSKGASTAPSDTTAVVKQSASQEEATPASRPQRRAGTSSTAPPAPLVERNVNASSTQSSRKGKGREVLVTDQQADSLEIPHTLKSSPQTTQANAPETETEKAARIAQRRMEAAARLHKRRLKRKELSTGKPKRPLSAYLLFVNSVRPQRQAQNPNAPLTELTAEMAAEWRQLAPAQRTKWETEASLLRQQYDSALETWKLAHPQGVTLGPEDESDMETTSELGDDGERIRRKKRRTTCSRKPHTVSDDEEGYRKQVFHEGEQLTASRIDPSNVTMADISAADFKKGRAGPRTFEAERVYTRLVHDRRAAAKSAALGEHVLGEKMLHASPSPAPAANIIRTANGMPIATGQQESLEGEEEIVADQTGDDNDDDDGETDADGTTDGEGTSNSRRARNKREASVAATEVSFRENRFAVQTRIVDGKIVLDETSLFANYGNGEDDRDNMEVVDEREGDRFVNASTYSRKLGRNRKWSADETAKFYHCLQQWGTDFEMIARLFPGRDRVMIKKKFNVEEKSNGKLIDEALRSSMPVNLEAYAQAIGVDLSGPPPEIRADLQDIESLTAAAAASVDATVKKREGTAPASGRKGELSDAEQDDDDDGYGYEEVVEIDDNGNEHVIRRRLGKKQSRKPGKKRRNSTRKNSVSTHAPSESAHAPASRAAINADASVTVDAAQVDSSTNGQPETRSGGPPSIGSRKSTRATRNRAASINSSKHAPRDRAQVEEIVGQL, via the coding sequence ATGTCGTCGCGTATCGAAAAGGGAGGAGCTCGGTTTAAGCCATCCATCGTTCCTAGAAAGTCGACCGCAAGAGCGACGCCGGCCAGCGTACCAGCGACAACAGCTTCGCAGCAGACATCTGCACAGTCACAAAAACAGACTCCAAACACATCGACAGCACcgccaccatcgccatcgctaGTTGCGGTTGGGACAGATCGGCAGTCGCGTCCGCCATCCGTTCGTAGCAAAgcttcagctgctgccgataCAGCTGCTACGAGCACATCTCAGAGCTATGCGTTCAACGTAGCGCCTTCCATCATCTCCCAGCCAGGCACCGCCACGACCGCTCGCACAAGCATCACCGCAGTACAGCCCTCATCCAGCTCCatcaagccaaagccaatcTTCCGCAAACCTTCCATCTCCAAACCTCGTCCGGGTTCGAGAAACTCGCTTACTCCGGCACCTCATCATGCGCAACCAACCGCCTCGACGTCTGCCTCCGCAACCCAGCCTGTACATGCTGGAAGTGGTGCTGACGTCCCCATGGCTGATGACGAGTCTGTGCCTCTCCATGTCCGCGTTCCTCCTAGCATCGGTGCCTCTTCTGGTGCTAGAAACTCGGACGCTAGCTCCTCACATGTCGACGCAGAACGTGTTCCGATTCAAACTGACGTCTCAATCGACAAGGCTTCTCAGCCTGATCCCGTACAAGTACCGCTCCGATTGACAAGATCCAAAGGCGCTAGCACAGCTCCATCCGACACTACGGCTGTAGTTAAGCAAAGTGCTTCTCAAGAAGAGGCCACACCGGCCTCACGCCCGCAACGCAGAGCTGGCACCAGCTCAACTGCACCACCTGCACCTCTGGTCGAGCGGAATGTTAACGCTAGCTCAACCCAATCATCTAGAAAGGGCAAGGGGCGAGAAGTTCTTGTGACAGACCAACAAGCAGATAGCCTTGAAATCCCCCATACCCTCAAATCCAGTCCGCAAACTACTCAGGCCAACGCTCCGGAGACGGAAACTGAGAAAGCTGCCCGTATCGCTCAACGTAGGAtggaagcagctgcacgTCTGCACAAACGCCGCCTGAAACGTAAAGAGCTGTCTACTGGTAAGCCCAAGCGGCCCCTCTCGGCCTACTTGCTTTTTGTCAACTCTGTGCGTCCACAAAGACAAGCTCAAAATCCAAATGCACCCCTCACAGAGCTCACGGCTGAGATGGCTGCCGAATGGCGTCAGCTTGCACCTGCACAAAGGACCAAATGGGAGACCGAGGCATCCCTGCTGCGCCAGCAGTATGATTCGGCTCTGGAGACATGGAAGCTCGCACATCCACAAGGCGTCACGCTCGGCCCAGAGGATGAGAGCGATATGGAGACCACCTCAGAGCTCGGTGATGACGGCGAGCGCATTCGTCGCAAGAAGCGTCGCACCACTTGTTCTCGCAAGCCACATACCGTATCGGATGATGAGGAAGGGTATCGCAAGCAGGTTTTCCATGAAGGCGAACAGCTCACAGCTAGTCGCATCGATCCCTCCAACGTCACAATGGCCGACATCAGCGCAGCAGATTTCAAGAAAGGTCGTGCAGGTCCACGCACATTCGAAGCCGAGCGCGTCTACACCAGGCTCGTACACGATAGGCGTGCAGCGGCAAAGTCGGCAGCGCTGGGCGAGCACGTGTTGGGAGAAAAAATGCTTCATGCTTCGCCTTCGCCTGCACCAGCTGCAAACATTATTCGCACAGCAAACGGAATGCCAATCGCCACTGGTCAGCAAGAGTCACTTGAGGGCGAAGAAGAGATTGTTGCGGACCAGACGGGCGAtgacaacgacgacgacgatggtgaGACCGACGCTGATGGCACCACGGATGGAGAAGGTACTTCCAACAGTCGTCGTGCACGCAACAAACGAGAAGCGTCGGTCGCTGCTACAGAGGTCTCGTTCCGCGAGAACCGTTTCGCGGTTCAAACGCGTATTGTCGACGGCAAGATTGTGCTTGACGAAACTTCGCTTTTCGCCAACTACGGCAACGGTGAAGACGACCGTGATAACATGGAGgtggtcgacgagcgagaaggTGATCGTTTCGTCAATGCCTCGACCTACTCACGCAAGCTTGGCAGGAACAGAAAGTGGTCCGCCGACGAGACGGCCAAGTTCTACCACTGTCTGCAGCAGTGGGGAACGGACTTCGAGATGATCGCACGTCTCTTCCCTGGTCGGGACAGGGTCATGATCAAGAAAAAATTCAACGTGGAAGAGAAGAGCAATGGGAAGCTGATCGATGAGGCGCTTAGAAGTTCGATGCCAGTCAATCTCGAGGCGTATGCACAAGCAATCGGTGTTGATCTGTCAGGACCACCGCCCGAGATCAGGGCTGATCTGCAAGACATTGAGTCGCTcactgcagctgctgcagcatcaGTTGATGCAACTGTCAAGAAACGCGAGGGTACAGCTCCCGCTTCTGGTCGCAAgggcgagctgagcgatgctgagcaagacgatgacgacgatggctACGGATACGAGGAAGTAGttgagatcgacgacaaTGGTAATGAGCACGTGATCCGTCGTAGGTTGGGTAAGAAACAAAGTCGCAAGCCAGGCAAGAAGAGACGTAACTCGACCAGGAAGAATTCGGTCTCTACGCATGCGCCATCGGAAAGCGCACACGCGCCAGCATCACGCGCCGCGATCAACGCCGACGCTTCGGTGACAGTCGACGCAGCTCAAGTAGACTCGAGCACAAACGGGCAGCCCGAGACCAGATCCGGTGGCCCTCCTTCGATCGGTAGCCGCAAGAGCACCAGAGCGACGCGCAATCGTGCCGCTTCgatcaacagcagcaagcacgcaCCGCGCGATCGAGCCCAAGTCGAAGAGATCGTTGGCCAGCTGTAG